In the genome of Methylomagnum ishizawai, the window TTTCGATCCCCGCAACTATAACGGCGCTAGCCTGATCGGCCTGCGCGGCATCGTCATCAAGAGCCATGGCAACGCCGACCGCCATTCCTTCGGCAACGCCATCCAGATCGGCGTCAAGGAAGTCGAGAAGGCGGTGGTTTCGCGTATCGGCGAACGGGTGGAGAACATCTTCGCCGAGAGGAAGAGCGCGTGAGCCGTTATTCCACCTTGCTCGGAACCGGCGGCTACCTCCCCGAAACCATCCTCACCAACGACCAGATCGCCCAGACCGTCGAGACCTCGGACGCCTGGATCGTCGAGCGCACCGGCATCCGCCAACGCCGCATCGCCGCCCCGCACGAGACCGCCTCCAGCATGGCGGAAATCGCCGCCCGCCAAGCCCTGGACGCCGCCGGGCTGGAACCCGGCGACCTCGACCTCATCATCGTCGCCACCGGCACGCCCGACCGGATATTCCCCAGCACCGCCTGTTTATTGCAACAGCGTTTGGGGGTGCGGGAATGCGCGTCCTTCGATGTGCAGGCGGCCTGTTCCGGCTTTATTTTCGCGCTCAGCGTCGCCGACCAATTCATCCGGGCGGGCAGCGCCCGGCGGGCCTTGGTGGTGGGCAGCGAAGTTTATTCCCGCATCGTTGATTGGTCCGACCGCGCCACTTGCGTGCTGTTCGGCGATGGCGCGGGGGCGGCGGTGATCGGCGTGTCCGACCAACCCGGCCTCCTCAGCACCCATATCCACTCCGACGGGCAATACCAGAACTTGCTCTACGCGCCCAATCCGGCCAATAACAACGGCCTGCGCGACGAGGGCCGCTTCCTCAAGATGGAAGGCAACGAGGTGTTCAAGATCGCGGTCAACACCCTGGGCCGCATCGTCGATGAAACCCTGGAAGCCAACGGCCTGGACAAATCCGATATCGACTGGCTGGTGCCGCACCAGGCCAATATCCGCATCATCACCGCCACCGCCAAGAAACTGAGGATGCCCATGGCGCGGGTCGTGGTCACCATCGAGAACCAGGGCAATACTTCGGCGGCGTCGATTCCCCTGGCCTTGAACGAGGCCATCCGCGATGGGCGCATCCGGCGCGGGCAGACGGTGTTGATGGAAGCCTTCGGGGCGGGCTTCGCTTGGGGCTCGGCTTTGCTGCGGTATTGAGGTAGGTGTATGGAAGTGAAAGTGACCGATCATCATTTGGCGTTTGTGTTTCCGGGACAGGGCTCCCAGGCGGTGGGCATGTTGGCTGGTTTGGCTGCGGTCCACCCGGAAGTCGAGGCGACCTTCGGGTTCGCTTCCGAGGTGCTGGGTTACGACCTGTGGGACTTGGTCCAGCACGGTCCCGCCGAGCGTTTGAACCAAACCATCCATACCCAACCGGCCATGTTGGCGGCGGGCGTGGCGGCGTGGCGGGTGTGGTGCAGGCAAACCCAGGTCAGGCCGGGCTGGCTGGCCGGACATAGCCTGGGCGAATACACCGCGCTGGTTTGCGCCGGGGCTTTGGATTTCCAGGCGGCGGTACGCTTGGTCGAAGAACGCGCCCGTTTGATGCAGGAGGCCGTGCCCGCCGATGTCGGGGCCATGGCCGCGATCCTGGGGTTGGGCGATGCCGAAGTGGTGGAGGTTTGCGCCCGCGCCAGCAGCGACAGCGAAATCGTGACGGCGGCCAATTTCAACGATCCCAAGCAAATCGTCATCGCGGGCGACAAGGCGGCGGTGATGCGGGCGGTCGATCTCGCCAAGGCTGCCGGGGCCAAGCGGGCGGTGGTGCTGCCGGTCAGCGTGCCTTCGCATTGCCCTTTGATGAAGCCCGCTGCCGGGCGCTTCGCGCCGGTCTTGGACGCCACCGCCATCGCGCCGCCGACCTTCGCCGTGGTCCACAATGTCGATGTCGCCACCCATCCAGAGCCCGCCGCCATCCGCGCCGCCTTGGCGCAACAACTCCATGGCGCGGTGCGTTGGGCCGATTCCGTCCGCTATATGTCCCAACAGGGCGTGGACCGTTACGTCGAATGTGGCCCCGGCAAGGTGCTGGCCGGTCTCAATAAGCGCATCGTCCCCGAGGCCAAGACCGAAAGCCTGTTCGATCCTGCCTCCCTAGCCAAAGCCTTGGAGCTTGCCCCATGAGTTCACAGATCGCGATAGTCACCGGCGCGAGCCGGGGCATCGGCCGCGCCATCGCCCTGCGTCTCGCGCAGGACGGCCACACCGTCATCGGCACCGCCACCACCGAAGCCGGGGCCGAAGCCATCACCCAGACGCTGGCCGAAGCCGGTCTGAAAGGCGCGGGCAAGGTGCTGAACGTGGCCGAGGCCGAAGCTATCGAGCCTTTCATCAAGGCCGTGTCGGACCAATTCGGTGTGCCCACGATCCTGGTCAACAACGCCGGCATCACCCGCGACAACCTGATGCTCCGCATGAAGGACGAGGAATGGGACGAGGTGATCCGCACCAACCTGACCTCGATTTTCCGCCTGAGCAAGGCTTGCCTCAAGGGCATGATGAAGGCCAGGACCGGGCGCATCGTCAACGTCACTTCCGTGGTCGGGGCTACCGGCAACGCCGGGCAGGCCAATTACGCGGCGGCGAAGGCGGGCATCATCGGCTTCGGCAAATCGCTGGCCAAAGAGGTCGGTTCCCGCAATATCACCGTGAACTCGGTCGCCCCCGGCTTTATCGACACCGACATGACCCGCGCCTTGCCGGAAGAACACCGCAAGGCGCTATTGAGCAACATCCCGTTGGCCCGCCTCGGCGAGGCCCACGAGATCGCCAGTGCCGTGGCCTTCCTCTGTTCCGACGGGGCTGGTTACATCACCGGCGAAACCCTGCACGTCAACGGCGGAATGCATATGGCATAATGCGGCCCCGCGTGGCCGCTGGTGCCATCGGGGAAGGGAAACCGCGCAACCAGCGCGGTTCCAGCATCCCAGGCGGATCGAAATTCCCCGCCGCGGAGAAAAATCTTGTAATCATTGGGTTTCAAATTAAAATTTGCCAACTCGATTAAAACCAGAGAAACATTTGAGGATATAAAAATGAGTGATGTAGCTGAGCGTGTTAAGAAAATCGTGGCCGAGCAATTGGGCGTGAAGGAAGAAGTCTCCAACGAAGCCTCCTTCGTCGATGATCTCGGTGCCGATTCCCTGGACACGGTCGAACTGGTCATGGCTTTGGAAGAAGAGTTCGAGTGCGAGATCCCGGACGAAGACGCCGAGAAGATCACCACCGTGCAACAGGCCATCGATTACATCGAAGCTCACGTCTAATCGATAGGGCCGGATCACCGCCCCGCAAGTCGATACTTCGCGGGGCTTTCTTTTGTATTGACGCAATCCGCTTGGAAGGAAAGACCTTGAGTAAGAGACGCGTGGTCGTCACCGGGCTGGGCGTGGTTTCCCCCGTCGGTCTGTCGGTGGGCGAGGCCTGGGATAATGTGCTGAATGGCCGGAGCGGTATCGGGCACATCGAACATTTCGACGTATCGGAGTTCTCGTCCCGCATCGGCGGCAGCGTGAGGAATTTCGACATCGCCCGCTATATCAGCGAGAAGGAAGCCAAGAAGATGGATATTTTCATCCATTATGGCATCGCCGCGGGTTGTCAGGCTTTCGAGGATTCGGGGCTGGTGGTGACGCCGGAGAACGCCGAGCGCATCGGGGTCGCCATCGGTTCCGGGATCGGTGGCATCACCGGCATCGAACACGGCCACGATTGTTTTCTCAAAGGCGGGCCGCGCAAGATTTCCCCTTTCTTCGTGCCTAGCAATATCATCAACATGATTTCGGGCAACCTGTCGGTCAAGTACGGTTTGCAAGGCCCGAATTTCGCTATCGTCACCGCCTGCGCCACCGGCACCCATAACATCGGCGAGGCCGTGCGGCTGATCGCCTATGGCGATGCCGACGCCATGGTGGCGGGCGGCGCGGAAATGGCGACCTCGCCGACTTCGCTGGGCGGTTTCGCCTCGGCCCGCGCCCTGACCCGCCGCAACGACGATCCCTTGCGGGCCAGCCGTCCCTGGGACAAGGACCGCGATGGCTTCGTGCTGAGCGACGGTGCCGGTGTCCTGGTGCTGGAGGAACTCGAACACGCCCAGCGGCGCGGCGCGAGAATCTACGCCGAAGTGGTGGGCTACGGCCTGAGCGGCGACGCCTACCATATGACCCAGCCGCCGGAAAACGGCGAGGGCGCGGCCCGCTGCATGAAAGCCGCCCTGCGCGACGCGGGCCTCAATCCCGAGGACATCGATTACATCAACGCCCACGGCACTTCGACCCCCGCCGGGGATATCGCCGAAACCCGGGCGATGAAAACCGTGTTCGGCGACCATGCCTACAAGGTCGCGGTGAGTTCCACCAAATCCATGACCGGCCATATGCTGGGCGCGGCGGGCGGCATCGAAGCCCTGTTCTCGGCCTTGGCTTTGCGCGACCAGGTGGCCCCGCCCACCATCAACCTCGACCATCCCGATCCCGAGTGCGATCTGGATTTCATCCCCCACACCGCCCGCGAGATGAAGCTGGAATATGTCATGTCCAATTCCTTCGGCTTCGGCGGCACCAACGGCACGGTGATCCTCAAGCGCTACGCTTGAGGTTCCCGGCAGCGGGGGCTTCTTCCGGGAAGCCCTGTCGATTCCTTCCCGCCTGCATGCATCGAAGGTGGTCCCGGTGAGCGCGATGGTTTTGGTGAATGGCGAGCCGGCGTCCCAGGTGGACGTGGCCGACCGGGGTTTCCAGTATGGCGACGGCGTTTTCACCACGCTCAAGGTGCTGCGCGGCGTTCCCCTGTTCCTGGAAGCGCATCTAGCGCGGTTGGAACGCGACGCCGCCCGGCTGTTCCTGCCGGTGCCCGACCGGGCGGTCCTGGAGGCCGAAGTCCGCCAACTCTGCGGACTCAAGCCCGAGGGCGTGCTGAAAATCCAGTGGACCGGCGGCGGTGGTGGCCGCGGCTATCGCCGCCCCGACGCGCCCACCGGTACGCGGGTGCTGGGCCTCCATCCCTTGCCGGATTATCCCGCCACGCTCCATGACCAAGGCGTCGCGATCCGCGTGTGCCGGACCCGGCTCGGCATCAATCCCGCCCTGGCCGGACTCAAACACATGAACCGGCTGGAACAAATCCTGGCCCGCGCCGAATGGTCCCAAGCCGATATCCGCGAAGGCTTGATGCTGGACACCGGGGGCCATGTCGTCGAAGGCACCATGACCAACCTGTTCCTGGCCCAAGGTGGGAGGCTCCATACCCCCAAGTTGGATGGGTGCGGCGTGGCCGGGATCATGCGCGGCTGGGTGCTGGTGGGCGCGGCGGAACTGGGACTGGCCGTCGAGGAACGGCGCTTGTCCCTGGACGAGGTCCGGGCGGCGGACGAACTTTTCTTGACCAACAGCGTGATCGGGCTGTGGCCGGTCAGCCGCCTGGAAGCGCGAGCCTATCCGGTGGGCCCGATCAGCGGGGCGATATGGCGATGGTTGACGACGAAAATCCAGGCGGCACTGGACCCCAGCGGCCCCATTTCCCATTAGGCTACCGCCTGCTGGGCGGTCTGGTCCTGTTGTCCAGCCTGCTGGCCGGTTGGCTGTGGATGGATTACCGGCGCTTCGTCGACAGTCCCCTGGGCCTGAAATCCCCCGTCGTGTTCGAGATCGGCCAGGGCGAGGGCTTGCAGGCCATCGCCCAGGGTTTGAAACGGCGCGGCATCCTCAGGAAACCCCTGTGGTTCGAGTGGCTGGCCTATAGTGGCGGTGCCCACCAGCGCCTGAAATACGGCGAATATGAAATCCCGGTGGACGCCACGCCCAGAACCCTCCTCGATAGGATCGTGGCGGGTAAAGTCCTGCAACATCCCGTCACCGTGGTGGAGGGCTGGAAATTCTCGGAGATGCTGGCCGCGTTGGCCTTGAACCCGGTCCTGAACCATCGGCTGGCCGGCCAACCGCCCGAGGCCGTCATGGCCGCGCTCGGGTTTCCCGGCCAAGCGCCGGAGGGCCGCTTCTTCCCCGACACCTATTTCGTCACCAAGGGCACCAGCGACCTTGAAATCCTCCGCCGCGCCCATGCCAAGATGGACGATATCCTCGACCGGGAATGGCAAGGACGCCCGGCGGGATTGCCGTTCGCCTCGTCCTACGAGGCGCTGATCCTGGCCTCCATCGTCGAGAAGGAAACCGCCCGTCCCGAGGAACGCACGGCGGTGGCGGGCGTGTTCTTGCGGCGGTTGCAGAAAAAGATGCGGCTGCAAACCGATCCCACGGTGATCTATGGCATGGGCGCGGCCTATGATGGCGATATCCGCAAGGGCGACCTGTTGCGCGACACCCCTTACAACACCTATACCCGCTCCGGCCTGCCACCGACCCCCATCGCCCTGCCCGGATTGCCCGCCATCCACGCCGCTTTGCATCCCGATGTGGGCGATAGCCTGTATTTCGTGGCGCGGGGCGATGGTTCCCATGTGTTCTCCGCGACCTTGGAGGCACATCGGCGGGCGGTGGAGCGGTTCCAGAAACGTTGATTCCCCGGTTGAACAGGAAAGCATCTATGCACCCAGGCCGCATGATCGTCTGCGATGGAGGTAACGGCGCGGGCAAAACCACCGTGTTGAAAGCGATGGAAACCCATCTCGTGGCGCGGGGCCGCGACCCCATCATGACCCGCGAACCGGGCGGAACTCCCATCGGCGAGAAAATCCGCCAAGTCCTCCTCAGCCCCGATACCCCGGAAATGTGCGATGTGGCGGAATTGCTGCTGTTCGCCGCCGCCAGGGCGCAGCATCTGCGCGAGAAAATCCTGCCGGCCCTGGCGGCGGGCCGGGTCGTGGTGTCGGACCGCTTCGATTCGGCCACGGTCAGCTTCCAGCATTATGCGCGGGGTTTGCCGCTGGCCTTGATCGAGCAAATCAACGCCATCGCCATCGATGGCTTCAAGCCCGACCTCACGATCATTCTCGATATCGATCCGGTGTTGGGGCTGGAACGCCTGGGTCGGCGCGGCGACGGCCTGGACCGGATGGAGCAGGAGAACCTGGATTTCCAGTGCCGGGCGCGGCGGGGCTATCTGGAACAGGCCCGGCGCGACCCGGAACGTTTCGTCGTGATCGATGCTTCCCGAACGCTGGAACAAGTCGTAACCGCAGCCCTCGCGGCGCTGGACCGGGCCTTGGCGCGATAGGCGGCGCGGCCTGGAATCGGTCACAATCCCCCAAGGCCGCCCTGGCCCGGTATCGCCATCGCGACGGGGGCGGCGACTTCCCCGACTAGGCCAGGAGCGCCCCCATGCCCCAACACCTTCCCCAAACCCAAACCAGCAGCCCATGGGCGCCTTTGCGGCAACCCGTGTTCCGGGCGCTCTGGATCGCGGCCTTGGCTTCCAATATCGGTACCTGGATGCAGGATGTCGGGGCTGGCTGGTTGATGACCAGTTTGTCCACTTCGCCCTGGATGGTGGCCTTGGTGCAGGCGGCGACTTCCCTGCCCATCATGCTGCTGGCGTTGCCGTCCGGCGCCCTGGCCGATATCGTGGACCGGCGTCGGCTATTGCTGTTGGCCCAGGGCTGGATGCTGTTGACCGCCGCCGTCCTGGGCGGCTTGACCCTGGCCGGGCTGACCACGGCGGAATCCCTGCTGGGGTTCACCTTGGCCCTGGGGTTGGGTTCCGCCTTCACCTTTCCGGCCTGGGCCGCCATCGTCCCGGAACTGGTGCCGCGCCAGGATTTGCATGCCGCCGTCGCCCTCAATGGCTTGGCGATGAACGCTTCCAGGGCGGTCGGTCCCGCCGTGGCCGGCTATCTGGTGGCGCTTAGTTCGCCGGGTGTGGTGTTCTTGCTCAACGCCCTGTCTTTCCTCGGCATCATCGCCGTGCTATCCCGCTGGAAACGCCCGTCCAATCCCAGCGAGTTGCCCGCCGAGCGCTTGGCCGGGGCCATACGGAACGGCCTGCGCTATGTGCGCCATTCCCGCACGATGCGTTCGGTCTTGATCCGGGCCGGGGCTTTCTTTTTCTTCGGCAGCGCGTCCTGGGCCTTGTTGCCGTTATGGGTGCGGCAGGGTTTGCACGGGGGGGCGGGCGATTATGGCCTGACCTTGACCGCCATGGGCCTGGGCGCGGTGCTGGGGGTGTTCGCCCTGCCCCGGCTACGCGGCTGGATGGGGATCGATGTGCTGCAAAAGTCCGCCGCCACCCTTTACGCGGCCATGTTGGCGCTGCTGGCCTGGGCACCGGACCTGTCCTGGCTGGCGGTCGCCGCCCTGGTGTCGGGGGTGGCTTGGTTGATCGCGATCACCTGCCTGCAAAGCGTCGCCCAGACCGCCTTGCCCGCCTGGGTGCGGGCGCGGGGCTTGGCCTGGGTGATGATGGTGTTCATGGGTGGCATGGCGGGCGGCTCCCTGGCCTGGGGCCGGATCGCGACCGCGCTGTCGGTGCCCGAGGCGCTGAGGATGGCGGCGGTCGGGTTGGCCTTGGGGGTGCTGGCTACTTGGCGGGTGCGCTTGCTGTCGCGGGAAGGCGTCGATTTGACGCGCTCGATGCATTGGCCCGCGCCCGCCGTGGACCAAACCCCGGAGCCGGACCGGGGTCCGGTCCTGGTCACCGTGGCCTACCGGGTGGACCCTGGGCATCTGGCCGAATTCCTGGGCCTGATGGCGAGGCAGGGTGCCGCCCGGCGGCGTAGCGGGGCGTTCTACTGGCAATTGTTCCAGGATGCCGCTGCCGGTGATGCTTATCTGGAGACCTTCCTCACCGAGTCCTGGCTGGAACATCTGCGCCAGCACGAGCGCGTCACCCAGGCCGAGCGGGTGTTGCAGGAAAAAATCCGCCGCTGCTTGCTCGAACCCGCCGGGTCGCCGGTGGTTTCCCATTATCTCGCCGTGGCCAGCGGCGGCAGCGTGGCCTGTGGCTAGGGCCGGGGCAACTGTGGCGCGTCCTCCCGCCACAAGGTTCATTTTTGGCCGCGAACAGGCCAGAATGCGCCTTTTACCCGTGGAGGGGCGATGCCCACCGAAATCGAACTGTACCCCTGGCTGGCCGGGGCTTGGCATATCCTGGGAGCGCACCTGGCCGCCGGGCGGGTGCCGCAAGCCTTGTTGATCCTGGGCGCGGCGGGAATCGGCAAGACCCATCTGGCCGGATGGTTCGCCCAGCGCCTGCTGTGTACCGCCCCCGGCGAATTCGGCTGCGGCCAGTGTCCCGCCTGCCGGTTGTTCCTGGCCGGCACCCATCCCGATTTCCTCAAGGTCCAACCCGCCGAGCCGGGCAAGGGCATCGGCGTCGATGCCATCCGCCATTTGACCGCCGACCTCGCCCTCAAATCCCAGTTCGAAGGCTACCGGGTGGTGGTCATCGCCCCGGCCCAGGCCATGAACATCAGCGCCGCCAACGCCTTGCTCAAGACCTTGGAAGAACCCGCCGAGCGGACCGTCATGCTACTGCTGAGCGAAGCCCAGGCCGGCCTGCCCGCCACCATCCTCAGCCGCTGCCAACGCTTGCCGGTGGCGCTGCCGGATGCGGCCACCGCCTGCCGCTGGCTGGAAACCCGCCATCCCGGCTGCGGCGCGGCTACCCTGTTGGCGGCGGCGCAGGGTTCGCCCTTGCGGGCCTTGGCCCTGGCCGGTACGGAAGTGGCGGAGCGGCGGCGCACGGTGTTCCGCCAATGGGGCGGGGTGCTGCTGGGCCAGGAAGAGCCGGTGGCGGTGGCGGAACTCTGGGAAAAACAGGCCCACGAGGAATTCGTCGAATGGATTTCGACCTGGACCATGGATTTGATCCGTCTGCTGAGCGTCCCCGCCGACCCGCCCCGCTATAACCCCGATCTCGCCAAGGGTATGCGGACCTTGGCTGGGCGGCTAAACTTGCGGGACTTGTTTGAGTATTGGAACCTTGTCCTGCGTTCCAAACGCGCCTTGGGCGGCCAGGCCAACCGGCAATTGCTGTTGGAAGAATTGCTGATCCATGGGTCGCGCCTGGGCCGTTCCGCGAATCCACCACGCTTGGGTTGAAGCCGACCTTGGGGTACA includes:
- a CDS encoding beta-ketoacyl-ACP synthase III, with the protein product MSRYSTLLGTGGYLPETILTNDQIAQTVETSDAWIVERTGIRQRRIAAPHETASSMAEIAARQALDAAGLEPGDLDLIIVATGTPDRIFPSTACLLQQRLGVRECASFDVQAACSGFIFALSVADQFIRAGSARRALVVGSEVYSRIVDWSDRATCVLFGDGAGAAVIGVSDQPGLLSTHIHSDGQYQNLLYAPNPANNNGLRDEGRFLKMEGNEVFKIAVNTLGRIVDETLEANGLDKSDIDWLVPHQANIRIITATAKKLRMPMARVVVTIENQGNTSAASIPLALNEAIRDGRIRRGQTVLMEAFGAGFAWGSALLRY
- the fabD gene encoding ACP S-malonyltransferase encodes the protein MEVKVTDHHLAFVFPGQGSQAVGMLAGLAAVHPEVEATFGFASEVLGYDLWDLVQHGPAERLNQTIHTQPAMLAAGVAAWRVWCRQTQVRPGWLAGHSLGEYTALVCAGALDFQAAVRLVEERARLMQEAVPADVGAMAAILGLGDAEVVEVCARASSDSEIVTAANFNDPKQIVIAGDKAAVMRAVDLAKAAGAKRAVVLPVSVPSHCPLMKPAAGRFAPVLDATAIAPPTFAVVHNVDVATHPEPAAIRAALAQQLHGAVRWADSVRYMSQQGVDRYVECGPGKVLAGLNKRIVPEAKTESLFDPASLAKALELAP
- the fabG gene encoding 3-oxoacyl-ACP reductase FabG, with amino-acid sequence MSSQIAIVTGASRGIGRAIALRLAQDGHTVIGTATTEAGAEAITQTLAEAGLKGAGKVLNVAEAEAIEPFIKAVSDQFGVPTILVNNAGITRDNLMLRMKDEEWDEVIRTNLTSIFRLSKACLKGMMKARTGRIVNVTSVVGATGNAGQANYAAAKAGIIGFGKSLAKEVGSRNITVNSVAPGFIDTDMTRALPEEHRKALLSNIPLARLGEAHEIASAVAFLCSDGAGYITGETLHVNGGMHMA
- the acpP gene encoding acyl carrier protein, producing MSDVAERVKKIVAEQLGVKEEVSNEASFVDDLGADSLDTVELVMALEEEFECEIPDEDAEKITTVQQAIDYIEAHV
- the fabF gene encoding beta-ketoacyl-ACP synthase II, with the protein product MSKRRVVVTGLGVVSPVGLSVGEAWDNVLNGRSGIGHIEHFDVSEFSSRIGGSVRNFDIARYISEKEAKKMDIFIHYGIAAGCQAFEDSGLVVTPENAERIGVAIGSGIGGITGIEHGHDCFLKGGPRKISPFFVPSNIINMISGNLSVKYGLQGPNFAIVTACATGTHNIGEAVRLIAYGDADAMVAGGAEMATSPTSLGGFASARALTRRNDDPLRASRPWDKDRDGFVLSDGAGVLVLEELEHAQRRGARIYAEVVGYGLSGDAYHMTQPPENGEGAARCMKAALRDAGLNPEDIDYINAHGTSTPAGDIAETRAMKTVFGDHAYKVAVSSTKSMTGHMLGAAGGIEALFSALALRDQVAPPTINLDHPDPECDLDFIPHTAREMKLEYVMSNSFGFGGTNGTVILKRYA
- the pabC gene encoding aminodeoxychorismate lyase: MVLVNGEPASQVDVADRGFQYGDGVFTTLKVLRGVPLFLEAHLARLERDAARLFLPVPDRAVLEAEVRQLCGLKPEGVLKIQWTGGGGGRGYRRPDAPTGTRVLGLHPLPDYPATLHDQGVAIRVCRTRLGINPALAGLKHMNRLEQILARAEWSQADIREGLMLDTGGHVVEGTMTNLFLAQGGRLHTPKLDGCGVAGIMRGWVLVGAAELGLAVEERRLSLDEVRAADELFLTNSVIGLWPVSRLEARAYPVGPISGAIWRWLTTKIQAALDPSGPISH
- the mltG gene encoding endolytic transglycosylase MltG; the encoded protein is MVDDENPGGTGPQRPHFPLGYRLLGGLVLLSSLLAGWLWMDYRRFVDSPLGLKSPVVFEIGQGEGLQAIAQGLKRRGILRKPLWFEWLAYSGGAHQRLKYGEYEIPVDATPRTLLDRIVAGKVLQHPVTVVEGWKFSEMLAALALNPVLNHRLAGQPPEAVMAALGFPGQAPEGRFFPDTYFVTKGTSDLEILRRAHAKMDDILDREWQGRPAGLPFASSYEALILASIVEKETARPEERTAVAGVFLRRLQKKMRLQTDPTVIYGMGAAYDGDIRKGDLLRDTPYNTYTRSGLPPTPIALPGLPAIHAALHPDVGDSLYFVARGDGSHVFSATLEAHRRAVERFQKR
- the tmk gene encoding dTMP kinase, producing MHPGRMIVCDGGNGAGKTTVLKAMETHLVARGRDPIMTREPGGTPIGEKIRQVLLSPDTPEMCDVAELLLFAAARAQHLREKILPALAAGRVVVSDRFDSATVSFQHYARGLPLALIEQINAIAIDGFKPDLTIILDIDPVLGLERLGRRGDGLDRMEQENLDFQCRARRGYLEQARRDPERFVVIDASRTLEQVVTAALAALDRALAR
- a CDS encoding MFS transporter, which translates into the protein MPQHLPQTQTSSPWAPLRQPVFRALWIAALASNIGTWMQDVGAGWLMTSLSTSPWMVALVQAATSLPIMLLALPSGALADIVDRRRLLLLAQGWMLLTAAVLGGLTLAGLTTAESLLGFTLALGLGSAFTFPAWAAIVPELVPRQDLHAAVALNGLAMNASRAVGPAVAGYLVALSSPGVVFLLNALSFLGIIAVLSRWKRPSNPSELPAERLAGAIRNGLRYVRHSRTMRSVLIRAGAFFFFGSASWALLPLWVRQGLHGGAGDYGLTLTAMGLGAVLGVFALPRLRGWMGIDVLQKSAATLYAAMLALLAWAPDLSWLAVAALVSGVAWLIAITCLQSVAQTALPAWVRARGLAWVMMVFMGGMAGGSLAWGRIATALSVPEALRMAAVGLALGVLATWRVRLLSREGVDLTRSMHWPAPAVDQTPEPDRGPVLVTVAYRVDPGHLAEFLGLMARQGAARRRSGAFYWQLFQDAAAGDAYLETFLTESWLEHLRQHERVTQAERVLQEKIRRCLLEPAGSPVVSHYLAVASGGSVACG
- a CDS encoding DNA polymerase III subunit delta'; translated protein: MPTEIELYPWLAGAWHILGAHLAAGRVPQALLILGAAGIGKTHLAGWFAQRLLCTAPGEFGCGQCPACRLFLAGTHPDFLKVQPAEPGKGIGVDAIRHLTADLALKSQFEGYRVVVIAPAQAMNISAANALLKTLEEPAERTVMLLLSEAQAGLPATILSRCQRLPVALPDAATACRWLETRHPGCGAATLLAAAQGSPLRALALAGTEVAERRRTVFRQWGGVLLGQEEPVAVAELWEKQAHEEFVEWISTWTMDLIRLLSVPADPPRYNPDLAKGMRTLAGRLNLRDLFEYWNLVLRSKRALGGQANRQLLLEELLIHGSRLGRSANPPRLG